The genomic interval TCCATTTGGTGGGGAAAAAATAAATCCATCATTTGAGGCAGTAAAAAAATTACCTTTAAAAATTTTAGGTGCAGAGATTATAAAACTTGAAATACCTACAGTATTTTATAAGTCTATTGAAAAATTAATAAGTAAGATATCAGAGATTAAACCAGATATAGTTATTTGTACAGGTCAAGCAGGAGGAAGATCTCATATTAGTATTGAAAGAGTTGCGATAAACATTGATGATGCTAGGATAGAAGATAATGAAGGTAACAAACCAGTTGATAAGCCTATTTTTTTCGATGGTGAAAATGCATATTTTTCTAATCTACCAATAAAAAAGATAGTTGAGGGCATTAGAGAAATAGGAATACCGGCAGAAATATCTAATTCTGCAGGAACATTTGTATGTAATCATTTATTATATGGGTTAATGTATTATATAAATAGAGATTATAATAGAATTTTAGGCGGTTTTATTCATGTGCCATATTTACCAGAGCAAGTATTAGATAAAAGAAATAAGCCAAGTATGTCATTAGATAACATAACAAAAGCTTTAGAAAAAACGATTGAAATTTGTGTGGAAGAATTATTATGAAATAATATATATAGAAGAGATGAAAAAATTCCATATAACAAAGTTTATATAAAATAAAAAGACAGCAAACGCTGTCTTTTTTCTGGCAGCCCCACGGGGAATCGAACCCCGACTCTCGGACTGAGAATCCGATGGACTAGCCGTTATCCTATGGGGCCAAAAGCATATATATTATATCATAAAAAAAGTATTTTGTAAATATCAAAAAGAACCATTATCTTTAAAAATAGTTAAAATTGTCAATAATAATATTTTTAAATCTAGTAAAAAATTTTTATTTTTTACATAATATAAATCATATTCTGTTTTTACAATATAATCATCTAAAGAAGTAGTATATTTATACTTAACCTGAGCCCAACCAGTTATTCCAGGGTTGATATATAATCTATAATTATAATAATCTATATTATCTTTACACATGTTATGAAAAGATAACATTTCCGGTCTAGGTCCGATAAAATTCATATTACCTTTTATAACATTGAAAAATTGAGGTAGTTCATCTAGTCTGGTTTTTCTTAGGAATTTACTAAATGAATGAATATTCTCATTGTGAATAGTTCTAAATTTATACATAAAAAATCTTTTTCCGTTTTTTCCAACCCTGATTTGTTTAAATAGTATAGGTTTTCCAATAATAAAATAGTTTAAAATAGAAATTAAAATCATTAATGGAGATGAAAGAATTAAAAAGAATAAGGCTAAAAAAATATCAAAAATTCTATTTTCTTCTTTATTTAAAAAGAATTCTGAGTAATAAAATTCAAATTTTTTAAAAACTAGAATCGGTATTCTCTGAAGATATTTTTCCACTATATCAGGTAATATATCTATAATAATACCTTGTTTTTTTATATTATTTAATTCTTCTTTTATGTGCTTTTCTAAATCTGGATCAGCAATTAAAACTCTATCGTGATATTTTATTCTTTCTAAAAAAATATTTGGATTAGGATTTAAAAAATCTCCAAAAGTTATTTGTCCTTTTGTTTTTTTTTCTATTTCATTAGTAATGTTTTCAAAATCCTCTTTTTTACCTATAACTAAATATTTTATCATTTTTTCACCTGTAAATTATAATAAATATATAATTATATTATAATATGTATTTATCCTAAATTCAATAACCATTTTACTGAAGTTTTATCAAATAATATTTCTAAAGCATTAATAATTCCAATTTTTTGAAATTGATTAATTAAATAAGTTTCTTCTTTTAAGACTGAGTAAAAATCTGTTTTATTAATATATTTTTCTTCATGTTTTTCTATAAATTCATCAATATCATCAATCTCAAAAGAATCGTTTTTTTTAATAATTATATCTAATTCTAAATCAGTAAACTTAATAATTTCATTAGAATTAGTATATTTTCCGAAGTCAATATAGATTAGATAATCTTTTAATTCGGAATTTAAATTAGTAAGAAATGAAGTTAGCATTATATAACTATTAGGTAATAGTAATCTTTTTATTTTTTTTATTGAATTATGTTTTTCCAAAATAATCCAATCTCTTTCAATTCCTATAGAATTTTTGAAATAAAGTATTTTATTAATATCAGTAATAACTTCACGAGAGGGTGAATTTAATTGTTCTTTTTTATTTATTAAATCAAAATTGTAATTTTTCATTTAATCCCCCCAATAAAAAATGAGGATTAAATCCTCATTAAAATCCCCTAATATCTGGAAGTTCTTCTTTTTCTGTAAAGAATCTTTTTAAATTATCTAATTCATCATTTAATATATCTCTATTGGTTACTATTTTAAAACTTAAACCTATTAAAAATGTTTTTACTAATTCAGTATGCCTATCTAAATCTTCTGTTCCAATTTCATGCAATTTCAAAAATTCTTTTATACTTTCAGAAAATTTTTTATCTAGTAATCTAGCTCTATTTGAAACATCTTTTTGTCTAAAAGGATAAGTTAAAATTTGAGAAAAGGTAATCATATATTTTGGAGGTGTGAAGAGCTGTCTTATTTTTTGTTCAGCTGTCATTGTTCTTTTTTCTAATATCTCGTTAATCCAATCTTCTAAAATATTTTCTGCAGTAGCTACTAGAGCACCATCTTTTGAACCAAAATAATAATGCAAAGAAGCGATTGTTAAATTTGACATTTCAGATATATGTCTAGTTGTAGCTTCTGCTATAGATTCTTCTGTTATTATAGTAATAATAGATTCCATTAAATTATCTTTTCTTTTTGCTCTTAATGTAGGATTTGGGCGCCTTGCCATAAAAATTAACCTCCTTTTTATTATCTGATAAACAAATTATATCATCATTTTATATAATTGTCAAATCATACGATTGTTTTAATTAGTTAATTTTTTGTAACTTGAAATATTATTATAAAAAAATAGAGGTGTATAGCACCCCTATTTTTTATAATTTATAATATTATTCAGAAAATTCTTCGTTTTCAATTAATAAGTTTTTAATTTCTTCAATCA from Marinitoga sp. 38H-ov carries:
- the pcp gene encoding pyroglutamyl-peptidase I, which codes for MKVLVTGFVPFGGEKINPSFEAVKKLPLKILGAEIIKLEIPTVFYKSIEKLISKISEIKPDIVICTGQAGGRSHISIERVAINIDDARIEDNEGNKPVDKPIFFDGENAYFSNLPIKKIVEGIREIGIPAEISNSAGTFVCNHLLYGLMYYINRDYNRILGGFIHVPYLPEQVLDKRNKPSMSLDNITKALEKTIEICVEELL
- a CDS encoding sugar transferase, whose amino-acid sequence is MIKYLVIGKKEDFENITNEIEKKTKGQITFGDFLNPNPNIFLERIKYHDRVLIADPDLEKHIKEELNNIKKQGIIIDILPDIVEKYLQRIPILVFKKFEFYYSEFFLNKEENRIFDIFLALFFLILSSPLMILISILNYFIIGKPILFKQIRVGKNGKRFFMYKFRTIHNENIHSFSKFLRKTRLDELPQFFNVIKGNMNFIGPRPEMLSFHNMCKDNIDYYNYRLYINPGITGWAQVKYKYTTSLDDYIVKTEYDLYYVKNKNFLLDLKILLLTILTIFKDNGSF
- a CDS encoding DUF402 domain-containing protein is translated as MKNYNFDLINKKEQLNSPSREVITDINKILYFKNSIGIERDWIILEKHNSIKKIKRLLLPNSYIMLTSFLTNLNSELKDYLIYIDFGKYTNSNEIIKFTDLELDIIIKKNDSFEIDDIDEFIEKHEEKYINKTDFYSVLKEETYLINQFQKIGIINALEILFDKTSVKWLLNLG
- a CDS encoding TetR/AcrR family transcriptional regulator, with amino-acid sequence MARRPNPTLRAKRKDNLMESIITIITEESIAEATTRHISEMSNLTIASLHYYFGSKDGALVATAENILEDWINEILEKRTMTAEQKIRQLFTPPKYMITFSQILTYPFRQKDVSNRARLLDKKFSESIKEFLKLHEIGTEDLDRHTELVKTFLIGLSFKIVTNRDILNDELDNLKRFFTEKEELPDIRGF